The DNA sequence GATCTCGCCCACTTGCGCGCTCCACACCATGCGTCAAGCGCCGGATTGGCTGCAGAAAGAGCAAACAAAGCAAGTTAATgagtcaacaacaacaacaacacactGTTGAGGCACACTGTTGACGGTCAGACTGATGCATCTTAAATCAACTGAACCATAGGCAACCACCACACCGCTGACAAAATGAGTTCCAATCTTTGGGCGAGACTTTGagtttttaaattgttttcgGCAGCTTTTATAACTGTAGACGGTTAGGTCGGACAACTTACGTCTATGGCCGACGGCTAATGGACACTACCTTGGATTACCAAAGAGTTAAGCGATATTCAACCTCAGGCAAGAAAcagaacttttgctttgaaagcGTCTTGGTGTTGTCTTAGATGCAGAAAATCAGCAGAAACAGAGCCATTGTGTGACAAAATCAAGCCCTTCCTTGCAACTGGGAATTCCAGCCACCTCAAGAACGAATGTGTGGATCGCTTTATGAGGTCTCAAAATACGTCTGACTTTTATTTTACGGTTGTTGTCAGTTCAACAGGTGTTACCAACCTGCTGTGGTAACTCTAAATGTAGACTGGAATGGTCGGATGGCTAACAGCTCTCTTTCCAAACGTTCTTGAAACTTCGGAAATTGTGTGTTTCCTCCTGTCACGAAAATATTCTGCAAAAAGGAAGATGGAAGTTAGTTAGCAATAGTTTGAATTCCTGCAAAATCAACACTTGATGTTTAACCGTTAACCTCATTTCATAATCTTCTTTTCAGAGAGCACTTGCAAGAAGAATCTAACTACTCCATTCTAAGAGtgacaaacaaattattactcTTAAATGAAGCCAATTTCGTGAGTTATGACGCCAAGACTAATGAAAAACTCTTACCAGTCGCTTCAAACAAGGGATAACTAAATGAACCCATCAGAAAATGAACCAAGTGCAGAAGACCGGCACAGAGCGCGGGAAAACCCTCGCGGCAAGTTACCATTGGTTTCTTTATCttagttctgattggctgagaatgtTAGCACGCGAGATTTCTAGGCCAATCAGTAAACGTTGCAacttagagcggttttcaagtgactgtcgaaaaaccaaaaccaaagcaattactcctaccaatcacaacaggaacgaacagcgcgatgaaccaatcacaattcctagcattcacctgtaactcgctcgaagcgcgggaaaaatcacgcgtacatggtgcgattggttttggttttgcttctcattggttgaaaaactggcgcgactcttttaagccaatcactaagcctagcaatcgcaatcacgtaattactttcgacagtcatttgaaaactgctctaaacaAAAGTAATCGCAAGTTGCTTTAGCGTGCCAACAGAATAACTACCATGACGGCGAATAACATGCAATCAttgcaaaaaatgtaaacagcAAATACCTGCACTAAAGCTGTTTGTAATTCCGCGTGAAAATGGTTGAGAATAAAGTCTATCGTTTCGGCAATACCAGCTTGCTCGATACCCAGCATTGAAGGCTGATACACAATTTCTGGAACTCTGCAGTGAAAAAGTAATCAAATAATCTAACCCTTACCACATTTTCGAAACTGAAAACTTCCCCAGACATAAAGAGCTAtcttttatttgatttcaagCATATTTACTTGCCCCCTTGACAAAACTTGAACTGTTGTCAATATCCTGTCATCAGATCGCCTCATTAATAGCATTTCAGTCAATTAAGACGAGTTGACAGTTTTGCAGCAATGGAGTTTTCCTCTCACCTTATTCTTTCAACTCCAAGATGCAGCTGATAATACTCGGCCCAATCCACAGCGGTTTCTGGTTTGCCACCAAAACGTCTGTCAAAAAGACGTCATGTAAATGTTGGTTAGGGTAAAAAAATCTAGTTTATTCATCAAAGAATCAACAAAATCTTTTTCTACACCCAAGAATTTCGAGTTTTCGCCTTTATAAAACTTGACTATCGTTTAAACTAATCAACCATTTGTCGCCTCTATGACCAACTTACTTCGAAAAATCAGGATCGTGTTTTTTGAGTAAATTTTCTAACTCGTTTAGTTCTTCTTGTTCCTTTTCGCTGTCAGAATCACCAGCATCTTTGTTcttcaaggaaagaaaaaccgAGCATTAATTTCAAGACTCCACCACGGCGACATCACCACCAAGTCTTCCAACGCCATGGTTTACTTACCGCTCCACATTTTTGAATACTTTTATTacggagtttaagaaacgacaacgtgaatgGTAACGACAACGCTACAAATCAATgaattgattggttgaaaaaggaaggaaaagtaatcgtgctgcacgtgcggcacgctttttagtgcaattttttgacgtactctgccaaatgacgacgAGAAAGCTTGCTATTTGAGGTTCCGATGACAACGCGTGCCCGCAGCggtaaatttttctttctctgcctttacatgaaaatcattcgtgccaagcaagcgaaagtacTCTTCACCTATTTCgcacaacgtgaccaacatggaataaccGCAAACACTTAACccaacgcaaagttctatttttgTTGCGATACGTGTAacaatttcttgtttaatAGCTCCTATTGTCAGTCTGGTCCCATGTTTAGCTCCATCTCAAAGTAAGTCCCACTGTCCAAGGAGTTATGGTCATATGTGCGTAAACTTGTCGTCTCTTCTGAATAATTTACCAAATGTAGTTGAAAGAGCACTTGTAATATTCTCAttgtgtttttcaaaataaaattgctttgTCTGTaagacttttcttttttcctgcaCAAAGGGAGAAATAAACAATTGTGACGTTTTggttgcagcagccgtcgtagcttcttaaacttccCACTACATTCACTACGCATGGATCAGTTAAAGCAGGCCCTGGGTACGTCATGAATTTGCGGAAAGCTTCCCAGGAAACTGTGAGCTTCTCGCGTTTCTAGATATGCTTTTGCTTTGAGCTCtgaataaaaaggaaagattTTCCTTGCTTCCTGGCTTGTGCTATCTTTACTTTACTGctaaaaattttggtttgcTCTTTAAGGTTCTCACaggagagagagcgatggatcatgtgattttcttttttctttcactcacAATGGATCTATACACCATCCAGTCCTCGTCATTTTGTCCAAACGTGTCTTCCTTCGGTTTCTTGTTCGTGAGTCTTGTAGTACCATCGTCTCGAACTAttgtaaaacaaacaaacaactctaattaacaattagacccgtagcccgaaagggctacgggtcaacagcccatgaggcgaagccgaatgggctattgatccgtggcctttgagggcgaagggtctcattgttttagtatcacccaactagttggacagaaaaggcaataataaagttagaaaatgcaagttgaagaaatattttttaggggaaaaaaccaaagaaaaaccctgcgaatttcgctagtcgatgactattactattagacccctagtagcgtagccaatcaaaatgcaggatttgcattagtccactatttgggtgatactaatcaAGCATATCTCCTTCAAACCCAACGTGAGCACCGACTGTTCTCTTAACGAAACGAtgtatgaaatgaatcatatattgaactgtgggtatgaaattaaataaagcGACGATCCTCGCAGTAATGAACGTAATACCGATGCGACGCCTTAACCAACTGAGTTATGAAGCCACAGATGGTGGAAACTAGCGGTTTAAGGGTTCAAATGTTCCCTTGATGTAATTGCTAAAATTACGTTCATAACTGTCAGGATCATAGCTTCATAAGATTGTTCTCGGATAGTAAGGGCTCTTCTATATTCAAAATATGCAAAGTGCTGAGCTCCTATTGCATGTATGTGACATGTTCTTCCTTTGGAAACGAGTACGTCACAGACAAGAGCATAATTGCCGGGCTTTCTAGAGGGGCAGGGTAAATAGACTAGATTAAACTACTTTGGCTCAAACGCTCATGACGAAATCCTCCACGAAGAGGATTAAACTTTAAGTCAAAGATACGCCACAGGTAACGCACCGTTTGGATCATACGCCAGTTGCGACAGAAGTCTCATTCTTTCGAGTGATGCATGACTCCGTCGACTCGCCAGATCTTCTCTCCTTTGAGCGCGCTGCTGGCGAGCGTCAAGTATTTCCtaataaataaggaaaaactaaAACCGTCACGAACTCAAACATaataagatttgacgacgaaACAAAGACATCACTTTTGAACCCGAATCTGCTTTCTGCGCCACTTTCGGTGAAATCACACTTACCTTTCTTCTCTTATGCAAACCCGTCAGCCATGACTTAAATGTTTCCTCTCGTTGTAATTCTTCGTGACTTTTCTGCTGCAACTGTTTTTTGTCTTCCTTCAACTTCTTCGCGCTCTTGTCTTCTGTGGCTCCTTTAGCTGTCCGCTGTCTCTTTTTGCTCTCGCTTATCGTTTGGTCCGACACAACATCAATGATATCATCTTTCTCTTTTACCTTTAAGGAGAAAAAGTTCGGTATACCTTTAAAATATCTTATTGCATTCGACAGAATGCATACTATTAAGGTCTTTTTTCAGTCCCGCGGGTTTTACGATGTCCCGCGGGTATTGATCGCCGATGCCAGGTCATTTCAGGCCTTTGCAGCCATCTTGGACTGACTAACACACCTGGCCTCGATCTCGTGTTGGTATACATCCGATGCCACACAAGATGAATTAAATTTAGACTACCTCAGGCTGCTTTaatgtgaatttcaaaagtacgaggTTATGAGCAAGCCTGTCGTAGGTggtcaaccaaaaaaaaaaacacgaaaatccCACTTataagcaacaaaacacaagtgCATGGCTTGTCCAAAGGAAAAGAGACTTCCTTTAGACGTTATGTCATGGTGAGGTTTGCACGTGAATGGGTAACAAACTGTTCGGCTGTGAGCTAGCTTGGGGGAGCCTGACTGGCTTAGAGGCTTTCAACCGCACATCTTACCTCTTAGACTGTATGCCGCCCGACTTTGAATCGATTTCAAACTGACTCAAGAGTTTGGCTCCAGTTTTATTCTCTCATCAAAACTGACTCTACAATCGACCGCATGAAAAGAGCATTCTGTTTTTCTTCGctttatttattcaattaaGTTGAAGACAAACCAACGAGAGAGACAGATATGGTAACCGGGGCATTCATAATGAACTAACCTCTGAGTCGAGCTCTAAGGCGGTTTGCATCGCCACAATCTTCTCTTTCCGTTTCCTGATTGAAGCGGTCAGGTTTTTTATTGCAGCTTGTagagcctgaaaaaaaaagaaaaaagaaaaaactccCACTCCAATTAATGTACACTTAGTCATAGTTAACTTACTCAGTTCGTACGTCATGTAAGACAGAAAGACAGAGTCCTTGTTCGATTGTCAGACTGACACGAATAACAGACTAATGGACAACAACCCGAAACGTGACCGCTACACAGCAAATGTACCGATTGGCACAAGGACTATTCTATCAGTTGTTTGAAGGACCAAAAGACATTCATTTTACACGGCTGTACTATTAGACAGTGGCAACTGACATTTACCTCTGCATTCTGAAATCCTGCTTCCGTAAGTGACCTCTGAAATGTCATAAATAATATCATCAAAAACAGTTTTGTGGCGCAAAAAGAACTAATTAATAATCATTCTGTGTTCTTTATTTCTCGTATAGTCCTTTTGAACAAAATGCATTGCAAATGTAGTTATATCAAGCAAATCAACCCAAgaactaaaaaaaagagaaacaaagcaaagaaccTCTTGCAATACACTGCATTCCTTGATTATTTGAGCTGTACCTGAAACTCATTCTTGTTTTCCAGTTCCAGACCTTGGATATTCATAAGATCTTGCAATCTCTCCTCTTCCTCTGCCAACTAAAGAACAAGATGACTGACTCGCAACATAGGTTgaagagaaaaacattttttttttacgtttctTTTGTGTCAAGTTGCAGAACAGCGCAGTAAAGTTAAGTGAAACCAAGAGAATTCAATGTTCTGCACAAAAACCTTAtcaagaattattattaattgctTCCGTACTCTTGTTTGATTAATTCACTGTGAAATCGTACAGCTCCAAGTGCTTTCTTCATATATTTCCTATTCTGAGCGACAACACACAAACCACTCAATGTGAGGCTGTAGCAATCGATTAAAAAGGATTTGCCTCACTTAATAGCACTGAAGTGTCACGGTTATCTCTGCTATTTATAACACACGGCAGGCCCAACATTAGGAcaaaatagagagctttaaTAACGATGACGTTTACGCCCAGGAAAATGtcgcttgaaaataaatgtttgcGAACTTGTGACCATTTTGCGATTATGGCATCTTGTCCGCATTCGTATGCAGTTGTTGTCAATACATCACAATTTTCAACGTCATGCTGTTGTTTTGCGGAGTACCGCAGAAAACTgttctaaagtgcgtgccgcacgtgcagcacgcttattttttcGCATTAGACCAATCAGATCCTTTATTACAGGGCTAGAAATTGCGACCGATACAGTCGCAAAAGTGATTAACTTTTTCGGTTTTGCGATTAAATAACACCTTCGCCGCATATGGAGGTTGGGCTCCCAGGAACATGAGGGGCTAGAACTGCTGACCCCAATCCCAAGTAGCTAGAACACCTAAGAGCCTGCCATACTTGCAACCCAGCTAGGAGCCCCGCCCGCCAGAAATATCCTGCCCCAGCTCCCACCCcagcacccgtcacactgaactgCAAGAAGTGGAGAACCTACTGGTTAGATAAAGAAAACGACTAtaaatataagaaaaaaataagggtgggGACCCTAGAAAATGCAAGCTATATGAACACGCCCTGTACGCTGAGAAAAGTAAAACTACAAGTACGTGCAATGGCGCATTGCGAAGAGATTGAAGCGCCTATTTTCGTTTTGCGACTAAAATTTCGTCCCTAGTTGCTAATTTTGAGCCCTGCAttaagccctggtcaaacggactcgCAAGTACTCGCAAGTACTCGCAAGTTGAAAACTTGGGTCTACTTGCGACtccgtttggccaggccttgCGTTGACTTGCGATTACTTTGGTCGAGATCAAATTTGCACGCAAGTCAATGCAAGTTTTTTACCGTTTGGCCACCCAACGCAAGTTTCTTCGCAAGTTCAACTTGCCGCTACTTGCGTGTCCGTTTGACCAGACCTTTAGTGGCGTTGTGTTTTGCCGTTTtagcccccgcagggttttggcccagaggccaaaacccgaggaggcattatagaaacccccgcgtaatagagaatatgtatggtataaccagaaaaaatctcgaatcgcaggagcaggggccgcaaaggatctgtgggtaacgtgcatgattggatgaaagaccgcaaaggatctgtgggtaacgtttatgattggagaagcctcataaagggtttgaaatgattgacgATCTAAAACTCATACACGGTGATTACAACTAATAGTTTGTTAGTTGATAAGCTTTTAAAgcgaaaatgttttgaaaaacgagcacttaaaacagtttgaacgtcgtagtagatgtccgacaactttcgaaaaagggtaagaataataaacggttattcccaatacacagtcatttcagaaaatattctccaccccattttatgacaagagcgggggcagctttagtgagaactattactagtatattagggagcttaagcaaggattACAACAACGTCAACGACGACACCAGAatacaatgatctgattggttaaattaggaaaaataatcgcGCCGCACGTGCGACACGCACTTTAatagaattctttgacgtagtctgccaaatgacaacgtgaaatttccaaatttaaggtctTAACGACGTGAACACACCACagtaaaattttcattgaatttctctgtatttacttcaacggcgcttctaccagtacATTTGCAGCGCGCTCTGTCA is a window from the Acropora palmata chromosome 1, jaAcrPala1.3, whole genome shotgun sequence genome containing:
- the LOC141887189 gene encoding actin-related protein 5-like; the encoded protein is MADEDDRTFMFKDYETSPDTFYDYSSSIRDHSVPLIIDNGGHQCRAGWAMDNKPRLIFRNLVAKARSKKEGDSAGNSYSVGNDIGNLEMVRWALRSQFDRDVVTHYECQEQVFDHVFSHLGINTPGKVNHPIVLTEPVCNPNYCRQAMSELLFECYNVPSVAYGIDSLFSLYNNIPNSDKTTALIVSSSCNVSHVLPVVKGRLDASNCKRINLGGAHATWYMQRLLQLKHPHHTQQITLSRAQELVHGYTSMAIDYSNELEKWASTDYYDDHVNKIQLPYAQVQAPQNSGTKNEEKEKMRRQKQGRRLQEINARRREEKLAEEEERLQDLMNIQGLELENKNEFQRSLTEAGFQNAEALQAAIKNLTASIRKRKEKIVAMQTALELDSEVKEKDDIIDVVSDQTISESKKRQRTAKGATEDKSAKKLKEDKKQLQQKSHEELQREETFKSWLTGLHKRRKEILDARQQRAQRREDLASRRSHASLERMRLLSQLAYDPNVRDDGTTRLTNKKPKEDTFGQNDEDWMVYRSINKDAGDSDSEKEQEELNELENLLKKHDPDFSKRFGGKPETAVDWAEYYQLHLGVERIRVPEIVYQPSMLGIEQAGIAETIDFILNHFHAELQTALVQNIFVTGGNTQFPKFQERLERELLAIRPFQSTFRVTTAANPALDAWCGARKWARSMSGNLKTVSVTRQEYEEKGGEYLKEHFASNLYVPTPSLS